Proteins encoded within one genomic window of Brachybacterium avium:
- a CDS encoding DinB family protein gives MTAASTPQEPAPVPSGGAVEDLDTLVDRLAAEQSEPGAPAAGPAGTAAEADGRPEPPLLAGERETLEGFLDFLRATLLWKAAPLSDEQASRRLVGSDTTVTGMLRHLADTERYWFREVLGGVPLEDVGYCWSDGQDTDREWRLPAGASLRDALDDYRGATEQSRSQLAGREPEEELHGGNEVRTVRWVLTHMVEETARHAGQLDILVELLDGRTGE, from the coding sequence ATGACCGCGGCCAGTACGCCGCAGGAGCCCGCTCCCGTCCCGTCGGGCGGCGCGGTCGAGGACCTGGACACCCTCGTGGATCGGCTCGCCGCGGAGCAGAGCGAGCCCGGCGCTCCGGCGGCGGGACCCGCCGGGACGGCGGCCGAGGCCGACGGGCGACCGGAGCCGCCGCTGCTGGCGGGGGAGCGGGAGACCCTGGAGGGCTTCCTGGACTTCCTGCGCGCCACGCTGCTGTGGAAGGCCGCCCCGCTGAGCGACGAACAGGCCTCACGGCGACTGGTCGGCTCCGACACCACCGTCACCGGGATGCTCCGCCACCTGGCCGACACCGAGCGGTACTGGTTCCGGGAGGTCCTCGGCGGTGTGCCGCTCGAAGACGTCGGCTACTGCTGGTCCGACGGCCAGGACACCGATCGCGAATGGCGGCTCCCGGCCGGGGCCTCCCTCCGGGACGCCCTCGACGACTACCGCGGCGCGACCGAGCAGTCCCGGTCCCAGCTCGCCGGTCGCGAGCCCGAGGAGGAGCTCCACGGCGGGAACGAGGTGCGGACCGTGCGCTGGGTGCTGACCCATATGGTCGAGGAGACCGCGCGCCACGCCGGGCAGCTCGACATCCTGGTGGAGCTGCTGGACGGCCGGACCGGAGAATGA